The DNA sequence GTCTTGAATTGCAGGCGCATAAGAAAAAGGAGGCGTCTCGTAATCCCCTTCTGTTTCCGCAGCCGGACCAACGATAGCACTACGAGCACCTTCGCGCTCCAGCGCATCCAATTCCAACGTATTCTGTAAAATATCTGGTAAAGCCGGAGATAAGCGCTCCAACAGATGAAACCGATTGGAGCGGATAGCGACGACGATTTTAATATCCAGCCTTTGGAAAACCGCATCTCTTTGCGGATGCCCTTCCAGTTCTTTCTTCTCCTTGAGTTGATCGCGATAGCGCTGTGGCAAGCTGGTTTTGAGCAGCTCCGCCAGGCTATTCTCATAAAGCTCGATTTCCTTTTTTGGGTAAGTAAAAAGCTCTTCGAACTGATCAAAAACAAAAAGGAGTTTTGGCCTTTTTGTATTGATGGAAAAGGTTTTGGTATAATACCACAGCGAATTGTCCCAATTGACCAAGTCATCAAGGATGGTCTTATCCAGATTGGCAGGGTTCTCCGCAATGGCTTGTACGGTGCTTCGCAGTGGCGTATTGGTACTTTCCGGTGTCCATGCTCCGAGGCGAACGTTGATCAGGTGATACCCCTGTTCCTCCATTTTGGGCAATACGGCTGCATTGAGCAAGCTACTTTTTCCGTAGCCGGAACGGCCGTACAAGACAGTCAGTTGCTTGTCTTCAATTAACCTACGTAAACGGTGCGCTTCGGATTCGCGCCCGTAAAACAGGTGAGCCTGATGCGCGGCGAAGGGTTTAGGCCCCGGGTAGCGTTTACTTTTGCTCATCGACCAGGGCTTTAAGGTTAGCAAACTGCATATTAAGGAAGGAAGTCAACTTTGCTTCCTCTACCTTAAATTTATCATAGGTGATCAGGTTGATATTGTAATTGCGATGAGCCGAACGGTAATTGCTGGCCCCCAAGGTCAAATCGCTGAAATATTCGCCATATTTAGCTGGTTCTGGCAAGTATTTCACGGATAATTCCTCGAGTACACTAAGGCTTTGCTCGTGATGTCCCGCCTTGAGCAGGGTAAGAAACTGTTCGGCATCGCGGTCAAAATTAGCCGTTGCCGCTCCTCCACTTACTTCTTTGAGCAGGTCTTTATCAGCACAACGCTGGTGCAATTGATCAATAAAATCAAGGCTTTTGCTGTCGTAGAATTTCAGCTTGTAGAGGTCTTCATACACTACTTTCTGATCCCAAAATTTTTCCGGAAACCTTTTCAGCGCCAGAATTCGTGGCGTATCCACATGAAAATCAAATACCCGAATCAATAGTTGCATGTACCACGATTCCAAGGGTAAGCCAAGAAAAATATAGTACTTAGAAGTTTTCAGCAGGTTTTTAAAATCTGCATCCATACTCTTGGCTTCATAGATTGACTCCAGGTAATCAAAAAGATCATTGTGCGAAATGACCATACTTTCGTCAACGGTCATTTTGCCCCGTAAATAATAAATCAGTGGGTCATCTTTACGGCCCGGAACATAAACCTGTGGCTTTTTTTTCTTGTTGTAAAAATCGGTATGAAAGGCAAAATCTTCTCCAAAAGCCTCTTCAATCAAGGTATTAGGACTAAGGGTAATGATGGTGGAGAAGGGGATTTCTGCCAACTTCCGTAAAACACTTTTAGCTTCTTTCAGCTCTTCCTGATGCTCTTTAAAAAAATCGCGGTAATAGGACATGAAATTCCACAAGCTTTCATTCTTGTCCCGGTCGTTGAGCATAAAGAACTTGTCATCCCGATAAAATTTATCGATAAAGGGAGCCATCTCCTCCTTGCTCTTCTCCTGGAGATACTGACACAAGGCATCCTCTAGCGAATCATACCCGGGAAAGGGTAAGATGCCTGGCCCAACAAACAGTAAGGTCTCTTCCTTATTTAGTCGGTCTAATAAATACTCCCACTGCCGATCCGGCAATTCAAAGGTGGGGCTTTGGATATCATCAACTTTAGTATCCCCCATTAGTTGTTTTCTGATTCATAAATATGGGCTAAAAAAGCTTAATTTAAGCTGCGGATAGCAAAATAAGGATAAGTTAACGATTCCCAAAAATTGTTGGCTTAATACGCTGTGTTTCCTTATTTTGGCAGCCTCAAATTACCTTAATCCTTAGCTTTTGAAAGCCCTCTACTACCGTAGTGCTCCATTTTTAGGGTTTTACCTGATGGTACTCGTACCTGTGCTATTCCTTTGGAAGTATTTTGGCAAAGGGCAAATCCATCTTTTCATCAATCGTTATCACTCCCCTTTTTTCGATCAGTTCTTCTACTGGATCACAAAGTTGGGGGAACCGCTGGTGGCTTGTACGGTATTGATCGGCCTATTGTTTCTCAAATATCGCTACAGTCTGATCCTGGGCCTGAGTACGGGGATTTGTGCCCTGGTAGTAGGCATTCTCAAAGCGATTGTCGTAGATGATATGCGCCCCTTCAAATTCTTCCAGTATTTCAATGCGCCACTGCATTTTGTAGAAGGAGTGAGGCTGCACGAATACAATACTTTCCCCTCCGGCCATACTACCTTGGCTTTTAGCTTCTTTTTACTACTGAGTGCTTTTTTTCAAAAGTCGTGGCTTTCCGCCGTGTTCTTTTTGTTGGCACTGCTGGTTGCGTACTCCCGGATGTACCTGTCCATGCACTTCCTGGCGGATGTGTGGGTGGGTTCGGTTTTGGGCATCAGCATAGCGGTTGGGGTGTATCAACTGGTGACGTATCATCCATGGTTTACGAATAGGAAATGGTGGGATGGGAAATGGGAATTATAGAAAACTTCAGCAAGGTTAGCTGCTTTTTTTTCTAATTTATCCTTATCTTACTATGGTAGGTTTCGCGGGCTTCAGTCCGCCTGGAGTAATTTTCTCAGTGCGGACTGAAGCCCGCGAAACCTGTAATCAACAAATAGCCCCCAATTGCCCCTTCTCCAAAAAACTCCCAGTACAACCAAAAGCCTACTCCTCCTGGCCCTGCTTGCGGCCGTGGTCTTTCTGCCCTACCTGGGTAGTGTGCATCTCTTCGACTGGGATGAGATCAACTTTGCGGAAGCGGCGCGTGAAATGCTGGCCACCGGCGAGTATTCCTACGTACAGATCAACTACGAGCCTTTTCAGGAAAAGCCTCCCTTGTTTTTCTGGCTACAAGCCCTGAGTATGAAGGCTTTTGGCGTCAATGAATTTGCGGCGCGACTGCCCAATGCGCTTTGTGGTGTCCTCAGTTTGATAACCTTGTTCAGCATGGGTACTCGCTGGCACGATCGGCGCTTTGGTTGGTGGTGGGCCGGGCTTTATGCGGCTTCCCTCCTACCCCATTTTTATTTCAAATCCGGGATCATCGACCCCTGGTTCAACCTCTTCATTTTTGCGGGTATCTATTTCCTCATTCGGGCGCACCAGGAGCCGCTGCGTGGGGTGCGCCTGATGGCCCTGAGTGGGTTGTTTATCGGTTTGGGGGTGATGACGAAAGGGCCAGTGGCTTTGCTCATTTTCGGACTTGTTTACCTCATCTATTGGGCCAGTAATCGCTTCAAAGGCTTGCTACCCTGGTCGCAAATATGGAGCTTTACGGGTAGCTTCCTGGCCGTAGGAGCTTCCTGGTTTTTGGTAGAAGTAGTCAGAGGTCGCGGCGAAGTTGTACTGGATTTTATCGTCTACCAAATTCGCTTGTTGCAAACACAGGATGCTGGCCACGGAGGGCCCTTCTACTACCATTTTATTGTCTTGCTATTGGGCTGTTTTCCCGCCTCCCTTTTCTTCCTGTATGCTTATCGCAAACCAATGGCCAAGGAAGAGGTGGCTAAATGGATGAAGATCTTATTTTGGGTGGTACTCTTGCTGTTTTCGCTGGTTCGAACCAAGATCGTTCATTACTCTTCGCTATGTTATTTCCCTCTCACCTACCTGGGTGCGCTGGGGCTGTATCACTGGCAGAAAGACGGCACCTCTTTTCCTGCATGGCTCAAATGGAGCATTGGCCTGATTGGCACCCTATTGGGACTACTTTTCACCGCCTTGCCGCTGGTGGATCGCTACAAAACGGCTATTATTGAAAGCGGCCTGATCAAGGATCGCTTTGCGGTGGCCAACCTTCAGGCCGACGTTTACTGGGGTGGCTGGGAATGGTTGCTAGGCATCTTGTTTTGGTTAGGCATCATGGTGAGTCTATTTATGCTCGACCGTTCGCGACGAGCCATTGTAGGGCTTTTGGTCACTTGTTTGCTGGGCTTGGAGCTGCTAAGCCTGGTTTACATTCCCAAAGTAGAGCAATACAGCCAGGGGGCCGCCATCGCATTTTACGAAAGTAAACAAGAGGAAGATTGCTACCTGCTTACGGTTGGTTTCAAAAGCTATGCCCACTTATTTTATGGTCTAAAACCACCTCCCACCCATCCTCGGCATGCCGACAAAGAATGGCTCCTTTCCGGGGAATCCGATAAGCCCGTCTACGTCGTCACCAAAAACATCCGCAAGGAAGAACAGCTGAATTGGCATCCACAATTGAAGGTACTTTACGAAAAGAATGGCTTTGTATTTATGCAGGTGGAGGCACTTTAATTCCCTAATTTTTGCCTATTTCGAACTCCCTTCCTTACCGCTGGGTTACAGAACTATGGGGTCATCATGACTGTGAAGCGGCCGGTTCCCGTAAATTTCTTATATTCCTGTCAAGCTTAAAGTCGGTAATAAAGTAAATCATTGATCGGAATCACCCTTGGCCAAGGTCATTAGTGACCCTAGACCATTGTTTATTTATCTTACTACTTTATTCATTTTCATGAGCCAATCTACGACAGACAATTCTATTCAACTGCTCTCCTTTGACATCGACAATACACTCATTGATCTGAGGAGTCTCAAAGGGAATTTCCCCGCCATCTGGGAAAAATACAAGGATCAGCACAGTACGTTATTGACTTACAATACCGGACGGCTTTACAAAGATGTGCTCAGCCTTATTAAAAAAGGTATTCTACCCGAACCTCACTTCATCATCAGCGGCGTAGGCACCCACATTTATGATTACCAGCAGGGAGCCGTGCTAAAAGAATTCAATGAAATTCTGGATGAAGGCTGGAACCTGGAATTGGTAGAAAAAACCGTTGCTTCGCTTCCTTTTCCCATCGAAATTCAGCCCCGCAAGTACCAACATAGCTACAAGCGCAGCTACTTCTTTCACAATGCCGAACCCAGGGAACTTCGTCATGCTGAACAAGCATTTAACGCTGCTGGTCTCAATATCAACCTGGTCTATTCCGGCAACAAATACTTTGACGTACTCCCTAAATGGGCCAACAAAGGGAATGCTTTGCAGTGGTTACTCAAACACCTTGACCTCAAGACAACCCAAGCTTTGGTAGCTGGTGACAGTGGTAACGATGCCGCCATGTTTGAGCTAGAGGGCATTCGAGGGATCGCCGTAAGCAACGCCCGGGAAGAACTTTACCATGTTACCAAGTATTTGCAAGTTTACCATACCGAACACCCAAAAGATACTGGAGTAGTGGAAGGATTGGTCTTTTACAAAGTACTCCCCGAAGAGGCTATAGAAGTTGTACAAACACTCGCCCCCGTCCCCGAAGCACACTTTCTGCGCCAGCAAACGGATCACCCTATTCATCGCCAGGACACTAAGTATGAGTTGATTCTCGAAGGTTACCACCAAGCGGTGGCAGCATTGAAAAAAAATATCTCTCCACTTGGCTTTCTTGCTTGCCCCATTGAGTACAATGAAGCCGAAGGTACTGATGAAAACTACCACTCGGTTTGGGCTCGCGATGGAGCTATTACCGTTATTGGCTCCCTGAGTCTAGTCAATGACCCAGAAATCCATCAATGCCAACGTCAAACGCTCATTACCCTGTTGGACAATATCTCCATCAACGGCCAAATTCCTGCCAACGTCCGTTTGTCTGACCAAAGCCCAGACTATTCTGGGGTGGGTGGCATTTGTTCTATTGATAGTGGTCTGTGGGTGATTATCGCCTTTCACGATTACGTGCGTGCTACTAGTGATATCGATTTTTTAAAAGAACACATTACGGACTTGCAAAGAGCGATGAACTGGCTCAGCGCTCACGACTCCAACAATGATGCACTTTTAGAAATCCCTGAGGCTGGCGACTGGACCGATCTTTTCGGGCGCAGCTACCACGTCCTTTACGACGAAGTACTATGGTACCGAGCCAATGTCTGCTTTGGTCGGCTACTGGAGATACTTGGAGATCACAGCAAAGCAGGAGACTACATGCGCTGGTCGCAGGTGATCCGCAAGGAGATTGTCACCAACTTCTGGCCCAGTACCCAGCAAGAAATCAAACAACGATTTGATTTTGCCGACCAGCAATATTCCTTAGGTGACACTAAGTATCTACTTGCTCAAATAACGCCTTTCGATTTTAGCTGGCGTTGTGATAGCTATGGTAATATCCTGGCGTACCTCTACAATGTCATTGACCCGGAAAAAGCCCACAAATCGCTTCGGTTTATGCTGGGAGTAGGCATGAACGACCCCTTCCCTATCCGCAATGTCTACCCAGAAGTGAGCCCAGGAGACCCAGATTGGCGAGCTTACTATACGGTAAACTTATTGAACCTGCCCAACCACTATCACAATGGTGGCATTTGGCCTTTTATTGGTGCTTTCTGGGTACAGTTTATTGAAAAACTCGGACAACACGAGATGGCCATGAGTGAGCTCTACAAACTGGCACTCATCAACAAGGCAGGCATCAGCAGTGATTGGGAATTTACCGAGTGGGCACATGGCAAAACCGGCAACCCTATGGGCAAAGTCTATCAAGCATGGTCGGCCGCACAATACATTGCAGCTTGCCATCAACTCAAAATTGTCTAATAGAGTTGTTCTGCTGGGACAAGTTTTGCTGCAAGCGGAAAATTTCATCCTGAGCTTCGTTAGATTTTTCGCCGAATTGCCCGCATTCGGCTGCAAAATCTGCCTCGTTCAGAATAAAATTTTATCGCTTTCGCTAAAACAGTCCCCAGCAGAACAACTCTAATCTCTATTTCCCCTTCCCCAACCAAGTATTACCTGTTTTTTTCATCTTAAAAAACCAAGAAAATGAAATCCATTTTAATGATCTCTCTCCACGGATACGTTGCCGCTGAACCGGAATTAGGCAAACCCGATACGGGCGGCCAGGTTGTCTACGTCTTAGAATTAGCCGACCGCTTCAGCCGCCTGGGCAAAAGGGTTGACTTATTGACCCGCCAGTTTGAAGACCAACCCGAATACGACGAAGTTAACGAAAACTACAAGGTCTGGCGTATCCCATTTGGAGGCAAAGAATTCATTCGCAAAGAAGATATGCACGACCATCTTGGTCAGTTTGTCACCAATACCTTGGCTGCGATCCGCAAGTCTGGCAAACAGTACGACATCATCTACACCCACTACTGGGACGCTGGCTGGGCGGGCCAAAAAATTGCCGAGGAATTAGGTATTTCTCACGTTCATACGCCTCACTCCCTGGGTTGGTGGAAGCAGCACTCCATGGGTAACGATATGGACGAAAAGAAGATGGAAGCAACTTACCGCTTCAAGGAAAGAATAAGAAAGGAGTATTTTGTTTACCAAATGTGTAATCACGTAGTGGCGACTACTATTCCACAGGTTGAGTTGCTCACCAAGCAGTACGACATGTTGGCCCGGAACTGTTCCATGATCCCTCCGGGAATCGACGAAAATCGCTTTACGCCTGTCCCTTCCCGCGAGGTCGACCGGATCCGGCAACAGCACGATATGGAGCCTTTTGACATTCTGATCCTGGGACGGATGGCCCACAACAAAGGCTATGATTTAATGCTCAAAGCCATGCCTACCATTCTGGAGCTAAAACCCGAAGCTCGTCTTGTAGCAGCAGTAGGCGGCGACGGCTCGAAACAGGATAGCAAGGGCGTTGCCAAACTCAAGGCACTGGCCAAGGAATTAGGCATTACCGATAAAATTATCTGGAAAAACTACATCTCCGATGAGGACCTCGCCAACATTTACCGGGCCGCCAGCATTTTTGCGATGCCCTCCCGGTACGAGCCTTTCGGTATGGTGGCTATCGAAGCTATGGCCTGTGGTACTCCTGCCGTAATTACCGTACACGGTGGCCTGAAAGACCTCCTGGATTTCGGCAACCAAGGCTTGTTTGCTGATCCGCACCGCCCGCTGGAGTTTGGCACGATCTGCGCCATGCCCCTGCTCTACCAGCAGCTTCGCAATGAACTTTCGGTAGAAGGTGCCCGCTTCGCTCGCCGCAATTTCGGTTGGACAGGGATCGCGAAACGCATGCTTCAAATTTTTGATCAGTCCATCAATCGGCAGTATTCGGAGTCGAATATTTTCACTTCTTAGTGGCCATACTGGTATTGGCGTTGTGGTGGAAACGCCCAAACGGCACTGGGCTATCCGCCTGTATATGTGGAGTAAGATAATGGGGCTTACCGTATGATCGTGTTGGTACGATTACCCACAGCCTGATCGTATAATCGTATTGGTACGATTGCCCCAGCCTGATCGTATGATCGTGTTGATACGATTACCCCAGCCTGATCGTATGATCGTGTTGGTACGATTACCCCAGCCTGATCGTATGATCGTGTTGGTACGATTACCACAGCCTGATCGTATGATCGTATTGGTACGATCGCCCCAGCCTGATCGTATGATCGTATTGGTACGATTACCACAGCCTGATCGTATGATCGTATTGGTACGATTACCCCAGACTGATCGTATGATCGTATTGGTACGATTACCACAGCCTGATCGTATGATCGTATTGGTACGATCGCCCCAGCCTGATCGTATGATCGCACTGGTACGATTGGCTCAAAAACGCTTGGCAACTCGGATACTTCCTCCCCTCCTGCCCATACACTAGTTCCAGGCTCCACTAAGCAGTCATCGAAATAGCTCATCCTTGGATGTAAAACGGAGATCATTTTTCCTAATCCTTCGTTTTTAGCTACTTGCCAATCCACCAAATCATCAGAAGTAGCTAAAAGAGGGGTATCATTAATCTACATTCCTGAAGATCCAGCATTGCTTACCGTAAACGAAAATCTTTTTGCGCGATGATCAGGTTGTTGAGTTCAGGAATCTGGATGGACAGTTCTATGCGATCTCCTTTTTCGTAATTTACGGCATTCCGTTTTCTGTAGTTATCGCTCAGCGTAACATTATTGATCACGAACGATTGTCGCATACTGGGCTGCAATTCCATCAACAAATGGGAGAAAACCTGTTCAGGGTTAAGTGCTCCCTCAATGGTAAAAGCGAGGTCCGTTTCTTGATTAACAATATTGGGAACAAAACTCAGCTGCCGGACATTTAGGCTTTGTAATGTTCGTAAATCAGCATCAGAAAAGGATAAATTGAAGGTAATCGCATTACGGTCCATGTCCAGATCAACATCCTGTACCGAGGCTCGAACATTGAAGGCGCTCATGACTTGTTGATTGTTATTGACTGTCTGCTGAAGCTTGGCTATTTCATCCTGTAGCTTGGGAATCTGGCTCCGTTTCAGAAAATCAACCTCCTGTCTTTCCTCTTGCAGCGCTCGCTTTAAAGCCTCATTGGCATCGACGAGTTCATTGCGAGCTATGCGGAAGGAGTCCCTTTGGTTTCTTGTTTTCACGATCTCGGCCGTAAGGTCATCCATAAACTGCTGTGTATCAGGAGAAGCTCCCGTACGAAGTAAGCTATTAAAATCGGTAAGTAATTTTTCGTTCCGAGCTTCCAGTTCTTTAAGCATCGCATCTTGCTGCTCCATCCGAGCTACCTTCTCCTCTATTTCTTGATTCAGGCGTTCAATATTCTGTTCCCGATGATCTAACTCAATTTGAAAGTCTGTCAATTGATCCTGCTGTTGCTCAATAAGCTCCTGCTGGTTACCAATCTCTTCTCCCGCTGTGAGCATCTGCTCCTCCAGGTTCTTTTTAGCTTGATAAGTAATGATGGTGAATATACCGAGGCCAATCAAAAGCACCCCTAGTACAATCATAATATTTCTAGGTGTTTTATCCTCATTCATAATCCATGTAGTTGATAGGTTAGTGTAAGAGACTTGTTACGCTTGCTTTTGGTATACCAAAAACTAGTAAGGCGAACGTTGTTTTTGTTTAAGGGTATCAGTTACCTCCTCCGTAAGGCTGTAATCTTTTGGACGAGGGGCAATTTCAGACATCGACTTAATTTCTTTGTCTACAATATCACTATCATCCCGCAAAATATCACGATTGATGGTATGCCGATCCGCAGCGTAAGTATCGGGTAGTATATCGGCTTTCCGTTGGGCATCTTCGTCAACGGTAAGGACAAGTTCACGTACTTTGGCTTGGCGGGCGTCGATCTCGTGGTAATCACTGGTAATGGTACTCCGGGTGATGCCTTCCGTCAACACCATCAAGCTTACCCCTTCCTCAATTACAAAGAGGTCTACCTGGTCTTCACTACGAATAACGGCTACGACGAGGTCGCGTTTGCTCACCAGCAAGCTCTTCACTTCTGGGCGTTCGCGGACATTAATATCTATAAATTGGTAGTACTCGTACAAGCTACTCTTCTCAATGGGAATCGGCTTCGCATACTCCATGCGTGACCGACTTTTGTAGAGATCGCGGGAATAAGACAGGCTAAAGGTTCCGATAAAAGTAACCCAGGACTGGCTCATTGATACTTTCACCCCTTTACTGCTTAAGGAAAATTTAATAGGAAGGAAGACA is a window from the Lewinella sp. LCG006 genome containing:
- a CDS encoding glycosyltransferase; translated protein: MKSILMISLHGYVAAEPELGKPDTGGQVVYVLELADRFSRLGKRVDLLTRQFEDQPEYDEVNENYKVWRIPFGGKEFIRKEDMHDHLGQFVTNTLAAIRKSGKQYDIIYTHYWDAGWAGQKIAEELGISHVHTPHSLGWWKQHSMGNDMDEKKMEATYRFKERIRKEYFVYQMCNHVVATTIPQVELLTKQYDMLARNCSMIPPGIDENRFTPVPSREVDRIRQQHDMEPFDILILGRMAHNKGYDLMLKAMPTILELKPEARLVAAVGGDGSKQDSKGVAKLKALAKELGITDKIIWKNYISDEDLANIYRAASIFAMPSRYEPFGMVAIEAMACGTPAVITVHGGLKDLLDFGNQGLFADPHRPLEFGTICAMPLLYQQLRNELSVEGARFARRNFGWTGIAKRMLQIFDQSINRQYSESNIFTS
- a CDS encoding HAD-IIB family hydrolase, producing MSQSTTDNSIQLLSFDIDNTLIDLRSLKGNFPAIWEKYKDQHSTLLTYNTGRLYKDVLSLIKKGILPEPHFIISGVGTHIYDYQQGAVLKEFNEILDEGWNLELVEKTVASLPFPIEIQPRKYQHSYKRSYFFHNAEPRELRHAEQAFNAAGLNINLVYSGNKYFDVLPKWANKGNALQWLLKHLDLKTTQALVAGDSGNDAAMFELEGIRGIAVSNAREELYHVTKYLQVYHTEHPKDTGVVEGLVFYKVLPEEAIEVVQTLAPVPEAHFLRQQTDHPIHRQDTKYELILEGYHQAVAALKKNISPLGFLACPIEYNEAEGTDENYHSVWARDGAITVIGSLSLVNDPEIHQCQRQTLITLLDNISINGQIPANVRLSDQSPDYSGVGGICSIDSGLWVIIAFHDYVRATSDIDFLKEHITDLQRAMNWLSAHDSNNDALLEIPEAGDWTDLFGRSYHVLYDEVLWYRANVCFGRLLEILGDHSKAGDYMRWSQVIRKEIVTNFWPSTQQEIKQRFDFADQQYSLGDTKYLLAQITPFDFSWRCDSYGNILAYLYNVIDPEKAHKSLRFMLGVGMNDPFPIRNVYPEVSPGDPDWRAYYTVNLLNLPNHYHNGGIWPFIGAFWVQFIEKLGQHEMAMSELYKLALINKAGISSDWEFTEWAHGKTGNPMGKVYQAWSAAQYIAACHQLKIV
- a CDS encoding ArnT family glycosyltransferase, with protein sequence MPLLQKTPSTTKSLLLLALLAAVVFLPYLGSVHLFDWDEINFAEAAREMLATGEYSYVQINYEPFQEKPPLFFWLQALSMKAFGVNEFAARLPNALCGVLSLITLFSMGTRWHDRRFGWWWAGLYAASLLPHFYFKSGIIDPWFNLFIFAGIYFLIRAHQEPLRGVRLMALSGLFIGLGVMTKGPVALLIFGLVYLIYWASNRFKGLLPWSQIWSFTGSFLAVGASWFLVEVVRGRGEVVLDFIVYQIRLLQTQDAGHGGPFYYHFIVLLLGCFPASLFFLYAYRKPMAKEEVAKWMKILFWVVLLLFSLVRTKIVHYSSLCYFPLTYLGALGLYHWQKDGTSFPAWLKWSIGLIGTLLGLLFTALPLVDRYKTAIIESGLIKDRFAVANLQADVYWGGWEWLLGILFWLGIMVSLFMLDRSRRAIVGLLVTCLLGLELLSLVYIPKVEQYSQGAAIAFYESKQEEDCYLLTVGFKSYAHLFYGLKPPPTHPRHADKEWLLSGESDKPVYVVTKNIRKEEQLNWHPQLKVLYEKNGFVFMQVEAL
- a CDS encoding phosphatase PAP2 family protein → MKALYYRSAPFLGFYLMVLVPVLFLWKYFGKGQIHLFINRYHSPFFDQFFYWITKLGEPLVACTVLIGLLFLKYRYSLILGLSTGICALVVGILKAIVVDDMRPFKFFQYFNAPLHFVEGVRLHEYNTFPSGHTTLAFSFFLLLSAFFQKSWLSAVFFLLALLVAYSRMYLSMHFLADVWVGSVLGISIAVGVYQLVTYHPWFTNRKWWDGKWEL